TTCAAAAGAGCCCTTTAGGGCGACATGTGGGTAGATTACAGACACCGCACCCCTAAAAAGCCCTTTAGGGCGACATGTGGCTAAAATCAGAGTATCAGAAGAAAATATTTTGATATCTTGGAAACAATAATTTCGGGAATTTTATGCAGAACAAAACATTCACACAAGTATATATTCATATCGTATTCAGCGTTAAAGAACGGGAAAAAGTTCTTAAATCCACCTTTCGACAGGAAGTCCTAAAATACATCTCCGGTATTGTCACGAACAAGGGACATAAAATGTTGGAAATCAACGGAGTTGAAGATCACCTCCATATCTTGCTTGGTTTAAACCCTACACAAAGTGTATCAGAACTCGTTAGAGACATAAAGGCAAATTCTGCAAAATTTATTAATGAAAAGAAATTCTTGTACGGGCATTTTTCCTGGCAGGAAGGGTATGCAGCATTCTCAATTGGTCAATCGGAATTGGACAGAATTCACAATTATATTCGGAATCAGGAAGTGCATCATTTGGAAGAGAGTACAATGTCAGAGAGAAAAAGATTTTACAAAGCCTACGGTTATGATGGGGAAGAGTTGCTATAGTACTACCCATATGTCGCCCTAAAGGGCTTTTTTTAAGTTTGGGTATCGGGATTCTACCCATATGTCGCCCTAAAGGGCTCTGTTGAAGTTGGGTGCCGGGATTCTACCCATATGTCGCCCTAAAGGGCTCTGTTGAAGTTGGGTGCCGGGATTCTACCCATATGTCGCCCTAAAGGGCTTTTTTGGAGTTTGGGTGCCGGGATTCTATCCATATGTCGCCCTAATGGGTTTTTTTTAGATATGAGGTGTTATTTTTGTCAATTCATCGGAGTATTAGCGATCAGCTCATAGTTCATAGATCAGAGCTCATAGCTGCCATACCCATATGTCGCCCTAAAGGGCTTTTTTTAAGTTTGGGTATCGGGATTCTACCCATATGTCGCCCTAAAGGGCTTTTTTTTTAGATATGAGGTGTTATTTTTGTCAATTCATCGGAGTATTGGCGATC
The nucleotide sequence above comes from Ignavibacteria bacterium. Encoded proteins:
- the tnpA gene encoding IS200/IS605 family transposase, whose protein sequence is MQNKTFTQVYIHIVFSVKEREKVLKSTFRQEVLKYISGIVTNKGHKMLEINGVEDHLHILLGLNPTQSVSELVRDIKANSAKFINEKKFLYGHFSWQEGYAAFSIGQSELDRIHNYIRNQEVHHLEESTMSERKRFYKAYGYDGEELL